In one Sphingomonas sanguinis genomic region, the following are encoded:
- a CDS encoding ABC transporter ATP-binding protein, whose protein sequence is MDNQWAVSASGLAKRFGDRRVVDGVDIAVPAGAVYGVLGPNGAGKTTTLRMLLGIIEPDEGERSLLGHAHPRDASDLVGYLPEERGLYPAMKAREAIAFMGSLRGLDWKTGRARANELLEQAGLGHAADSKIRKLSKGMAQLVQLLGSVVHRPKLLVLDEPFSGLDPVNQERLEALILGERDRGATILFSTHVMAHAERLCDRLAIIAGGCRRFEGTVDEARSTLTARVRYRPRDPDRVTPALLPADAVRDGADWHFPLPEDGIEPLLGRLLAAGAGILNLSIERPSLHEAFVRIVGEQAQQEMAA, encoded by the coding sequence GTGGATAATCAGTGGGCGGTCAGCGCCTCGGGCCTCGCCAAACGCTTCGGCGACCGGCGTGTCGTCGACGGCGTCGACATCGCCGTGCCGGCGGGTGCGGTGTACGGGGTGCTCGGCCCCAATGGCGCGGGCAAGACGACGACGCTTCGGATGCTGTTGGGCATCATCGAACCCGATGAGGGGGAGCGCAGCCTGCTGGGCCATGCCCACCCGCGCGACGCCAGCGATCTGGTCGGCTATCTGCCCGAGGAGCGTGGCCTGTACCCGGCGATGAAGGCGCGCGAGGCGATCGCCTTCATGGGCTCGCTGCGTGGGTTGGACTGGAAGACGGGCCGTGCGCGGGCCAACGAGCTGCTCGAGCAGGCGGGCCTGGGCCATGCCGCCGACAGCAAGATCCGCAAATTGTCCAAGGGGATGGCACAGCTGGTCCAGCTGCTCGGCTCGGTCGTCCACCGCCCGAAGCTGCTGGTGCTGGACGAGCCGTTTTCGGGGCTGGACCCGGTCAATCAGGAACGGCTGGAGGCGCTGATTCTCGGCGAGCGCGACCGGGGGGCGACGATCCTGTTCTCCACCCACGTCATGGCCCATGCCGAGCGGTTGTGCGATCGCCTCGCCATCATCGCGGGCGGGTGTCGCCGCTTCGAGGGCACGGTGGACGAGGCGCGCAGCACGCTGACCGCGCGGGTCCGCTATCGCCCGCGTGACCCGGACCGGGTGACGCCCGCGCTGCTGCCCGCCGACGCGGTGCGTGACGGCGCGGACTGGCACTTCCCGCTGCCGGAAGACGGGATCGAGCCGTTGCTGGGCCGCCTTCTGGCGGCGGGGGCGGGCATCCTGAACCTTTCGATCGAGCGTCCCAGCCTTCACGAAGCCTTTGTCCGCATCGTCGGCGAACAGGCGCAACAGGAGATGGCGGCATGA
- a CDS encoding DedA family protein produces the protein MTDFILNLIAWGGYFGIFLLMALENIVPPIPSEVIMGLGGMAVARGDMAMVPLILWGTAGTTIGNYAWYAVGRYIGYERFRPFVDKYGRWLTMEWRDVERLHLFFVRHGGWVVFVFRFMPAFRTMISLPAGITRMPLAKFLIWTFAGSTIWNAILAYAGLWLGANFEAINRYVGPAAIAMTVLMVGGYLWRVFTWKPRSER, from the coding sequence ATGACCGATTTCATCCTCAACCTCATCGCCTGGGGCGGCTATTTCGGTATCTTCCTGCTGATGGCGCTGGAAAATATCGTGCCGCCCATCCCATCCGAGGTCATTATGGGCCTGGGCGGCATGGCGGTCGCGCGCGGCGACATGGCGATGGTCCCGCTGATCCTGTGGGGTACGGCAGGCACGACAATCGGCAATTACGCCTGGTACGCGGTCGGCCGATATATCGGCTATGAGCGGTTCCGCCCCTTCGTTGACAAATATGGCCGCTGGCTGACGATGGAGTGGCGCGATGTCGAGCGGTTGCACCTGTTCTTCGTGCGGCATGGCGGATGGGTGGTGTTCGTCTTCCGCTTCATGCCCGCCTTTCGCACGATGATCTCGCTTCCCGCCGGGATCACGCGGATGCCGCTGGCCAAGTTCCTGATCTGGACCTTTGCGGGTAGCACGATCTGGAACGCGATCCTCGCCTATGCGGGCCTGTGGCTGGGTGCCAATTTCGAGGCGATCAACCGCTATGTCGGCCCCGCCGCGATCGCGATGACCGTGCTGATGGTCGGCGGCTATCTCTGGCGCGTCTTCACTTGGAAGCCGCGCAGCGAACGATAG
- a CDS encoding CHAP domain-containing protein translates to MMATPAAAQFWQCAPYAREISGIDLHGNANTWWGQAEGRYDRGHTPQEGSVLAFESTSRMRVGHVAMVSKVVSDREVLLTHANWSRRGGIERDVRAVDVSPNNDWSMVKVWYGPNGGLGTSAYPTKGFIYSGHKSGVADLPATQIASRDGGRVSGILTFAAPIQ, encoded by the coding sequence ATGATGGCCACCCCCGCTGCCGCGCAGTTCTGGCAGTGCGCACCCTATGCCCGCGAAATCTCGGGCATCGACCTCCACGGTAACGCCAACACCTGGTGGGGCCAGGCCGAGGGTCGCTACGACCGTGGCCACACCCCGCAGGAAGGTTCGGTCCTTGCTTTCGAATCCACCAGCCGGATGCGCGTCGGCCATGTCGCCATGGTCAGCAAGGTCGTCAGCGACCGCGAAGTCCTTCTGACCCATGCCAACTGGTCGCGTCGCGGCGGCATCGAGCGCGACGTTCGCGCCGTCGACGTTTCGCCCAACAACGACTGGTCGATGGTCAAGGTCTGGTACGGCCCCAATGGCGGCCTGGGCACCTCCGCCTATCCGACCAAGGGTTTCATCTATTCGGGCCATAAGAGCGGCGTCGCCGACCTGCCCGCCACCCAGATCGCCTCGCGTGATGGTGGCCGGGTTTCGGGGATCCTGACCTTCGCGGCGCCGATCCAGTAA
- the queG gene encoding tRNA epoxyqueuosine(34) reductase QueG — MAQDKLETRIKAKAAELGFAAIGITHADAAPKTVERLHQWLAEGRHGSMIWMADRAHQRQSPASLWPEVRSIISLGVSYAPAEDPMRLADQGRIGRISVYAQGADYHDVVKRQLKALGRWLAQEAACDLKVFVDTAPVMEKPLAEAAGLGWQGKHTNLVSRDHGSWLFLGAIYTTLALEPDAVARDTCGRCDACQRACPTDAFPAPYQLDARRCISYLTIEHAGPIPEEFRVAMGNRIYGCDDCLAVCPWNKFAAAAQANMAFHPRAELTAPELGDLLSLDDAAFRQVFSGSPIKRIGRNRMVRNAAIAAGNSGAAELVPVLRGLLGDDDSVVVEAVEWALGRLGGSIA, encoded by the coding sequence GTGGCGCAAGACAAGCTGGAAACCCGGATCAAGGCGAAGGCGGCCGAACTGGGCTTTGCCGCGATCGGCATCACCCATGCCGATGCCGCACCCAAGACGGTCGAGCGGCTACACCAATGGCTCGCCGAGGGACGCCACGGATCGATGATCTGGATGGCCGACCGCGCGCATCAGCGGCAGAGCCCCGCCAGCCTGTGGCCCGAGGTGAGGAGCATCATCTCGCTCGGCGTCAGCTATGCCCCCGCCGAAGACCCGATGCGGCTGGCGGATCAGGGGCGGATCGGCCGTATTTCGGTCTATGCGCAGGGGGCGGATTATCACGATGTCGTGAAGCGCCAGCTGAAGGCGCTCGGGCGCTGGCTGGCGCAGGAGGCGGCGTGCGACCTGAAGGTTTTCGTCGACACCGCCCCAGTGATGGAAAAGCCGCTGGCCGAAGCGGCGGGGCTGGGCTGGCAGGGCAAGCACACCAATCTGGTCAGCCGCGATCATGGCAGCTGGCTGTTCCTCGGCGCAATCTACACCACGCTGGCGCTGGAGCCGGATGCGGTGGCGCGCGACACCTGCGGGCGCTGCGACGCGTGCCAGCGGGCCTGCCCGACCGATGCTTTTCCGGCGCCGTACCAACTCGATGCGCGGCGCTGCATTTCCTATCTGACGATCGAACATGCCGGGCCGATCCCTGAGGAGTTCCGGGTCGCGATGGGCAACCGCATCTATGGCTGCGACGATTGTCTGGCGGTGTGCCCGTGGAACAAGTTCGCGGCGGCGGCGCAGGCGAACATGGCATTTCATCCGCGCGCCGAGCTGACCGCGCCGGAGCTGGGGGACTTGCTGTCGCTGGACGATGCCGCGTTCCGACAGGTGTTTTCAGGGTCGCCGATCAAGCGGATCGGGCGCAACCGGATGGTGCGCAACGCCGCGATCGCGGCGGGGAATAGCGGGGCGGCGGAGCTGGTGCCGGTGTTGCGGGGGTTGTTGGGGGATGATGACTCGGTGGTGGTCGAGGCGGTAGAGTGGGCTTTGGGGCGGCTTGGCGGGTCTATCGCCTAG
- the rnc gene encoding ribonuclease III, translated as MGVGRALEPDRRRVLSAVDDWLAGILGRAPSDATPFHRALTHGSQAAENYERLEFLGDRVLGLIMAEWLWEQFPAEPEGQLSRRLNSLVTGAVCADVARDLGVREHLRLGKQARDDGASDSDNVLGDVMEALIGAWYREAGLEAARAFIRKAWGDRVHSQGKAPQHPKSALQEWAAAHNRKAPEYVVVDRSGPHHAPRFTVAVRIGRTAEVTATGANKQEAETAAAKAMLAKLKA; from the coding sequence CTGGGTGTCGGCCGCGCGCTGGAACCGGATCGGAGAAGGGTTTTGAGCGCCGTCGATGACTGGCTCGCCGGGATACTGGGTCGCGCGCCGAGCGATGCGACTCCCTTCCACCGCGCGTTGACCCATGGCAGCCAGGCCGCCGAGAATTACGAGCGGCTGGAGTTTCTGGGCGACCGGGTGCTGGGGCTGATCATGGCCGAATGGCTGTGGGAGCAGTTCCCCGCCGAGCCCGAGGGGCAGTTGTCGCGCCGTCTCAACTCGTTGGTGACGGGCGCGGTCTGCGCCGATGTCGCGCGCGACCTGGGCGTGCGCGAGCATCTGCGGCTGGGCAAGCAGGCGCGCGACGACGGCGCCTCGGATAGCGACAATGTGCTGGGCGACGTGATGGAAGCACTGATCGGCGCCTGGTATCGCGAGGCGGGGCTCGAAGCGGCGCGCGCCTTCATCCGCAAGGCGTGGGGCGACCGGGTGCATTCGCAGGGGAAAGCCCCGCAGCATCCGAAGTCGGCGCTTCAGGAATGGGCGGCCGCGCATAATCGCAAGGCGCCCGAATATGTGGTGGTCGACCGTTCGGGGCCGCACCATGCGCCGCGTTTCACTGTCGCGGTGCGGATCGGCCGCACCGCGGAAGTGACGGCGACGGGGGCCAACAAGCAGGAAGCCGAGACGGCGGCCGCGAAGGCGATGCTGGCGAAGTTGAAGGCTTGA
- the era gene encoding GTPase Era → MTEQRCGLVAVVGAPNAGKSTLVNALVGQKVAIVSPKAQTTRAKLLGVAIEGEAQILLVDTPGIFEPKRRLDRAMVAAAWEGAEGADILALVVDGKGGIGPKIHAIAESIAHRPEPKHLILNKVDIADKARLLTHAEKLNEVVKFDETWFISAQTGDGLPQLKTRLASLMPEGPWHYPEDQVSDATERALAAEVTREQLYLQLHAELPYASAVETEAYKEREDGSVEIHQQILVERPTQRAIVLGKNGARIKEIGARSRAQLSELLGQKVHLYLHVKVKPGWDEDRSVYKDIGLDWVD, encoded by the coding sequence ATGACTGAACAACGTTGCGGCCTCGTGGCCGTCGTCGGCGCGCCCAATGCCGGCAAATCCACCCTCGTCAATGCCCTGGTCGGCCAGAAGGTCGCGATCGTCAGCCCCAAGGCGCAGACGACTCGTGCCAAGCTGCTCGGCGTCGCGATCGAGGGGGAGGCGCAGATCCTGCTGGTCGACACGCCCGGCATCTTCGAGCCGAAGCGCCGCCTGGACCGCGCGATGGTCGCCGCCGCCTGGGAAGGCGCGGAGGGCGCCGACATCCTGGCGCTGGTCGTCGACGGCAAGGGCGGCATCGGCCCCAAGATCCATGCCATCGCCGAGTCGATCGCCCACCGGCCCGAGCCGAAGCACCTGATCCTCAACAAGGTCGACATCGCCGACAAGGCGCGGCTGCTGACCCATGCGGAAAAGCTGAACGAGGTCGTGAAGTTCGACGAGACCTGGTTCATCTCGGCGCAGACGGGGGATGGCTTGCCCCAGCTTAAGACCCGGCTGGCCTCGCTGATGCCCGAGGGGCCGTGGCACTACCCCGAGGATCAGGTCTCAGACGCGACCGAGCGCGCGCTGGCCGCCGAGGTGACGCGCGAGCAGCTCTATCTCCAGCTTCACGCCGAACTGCCTTACGCCAGCGCGGTCGAAACCGAGGCCTATAAGGAGCGCGAGGACGGATCGGTCGAGATCCACCAGCAGATCCTGGTCGAACGCCCGACCCAGCGCGCCATTGTGCTGGGCAAGAACGGCGCGCGGATCAAGGAAATCGGCGCACGGTCACGGGCGCAGCTGTCCGAGCTGCTCGGGCAGAAGGTGCACCTGTACCTGCATGTGAAGGTCAAGCCGGGCTGGGACGAGGATCGTTCGGTCTACAAGGATATCGGGTTGGACTGGGTGGACTGA
- a CDS encoding adenylate kinase, with the protein MNIILLGPPGAGKGTQAQRLVANRGMVQLSTGDMLRAAVKAGTPVGLQAKAVMDAGELVSDAIVSALIGERLDAAEAEGGAIFDGYPRTEAQAEALDVLLAERGKSLDHVIELAVDEDALVERITGRFTCASCGAGYHDSFKPTQVEGVCDVCGSTEFKRRPDDNAETVRTRMAEYRAKTAPILPIYEARGIVTRVDGMAVMDAVGAGIDAILDR; encoded by the coding sequence GTGAACATCATCCTGCTGGGGCCGCCGGGCGCGGGCAAGGGAACCCAGGCGCAGCGGCTGGTGGCCAATCGCGGCATGGTGCAGCTGTCGACCGGCGACATGCTGCGCGCAGCGGTCAAGGCGGGCACCCCCGTCGGCCTTCAGGCCAAGGCGGTGATGGACGCGGGCGAACTGGTGTCGGACGCGATCGTCTCGGCCCTGATCGGCGAGCGGCTGGACGCCGCTGAGGCGGAAGGCGGCGCGATCTTCGACGGCTATCCCCGGACCGAAGCGCAGGCGGAGGCACTGGACGTGCTGCTTGCCGAGCGCGGCAAGTCGCTCGATCACGTCATCGAGCTGGCGGTCGACGAGGACGCGCTGGTCGAGCGCATCACCGGCCGCTTCACCTGCGCATCGTGCGGGGCGGGTTATCACGACAGCTTCAAGCCGACCCAAGTCGAGGGCGTCTGCGACGTCTGCGGTTCGACCGAGTTCAAGCGTCGCCCCGACGACAATGCCGAGACGGTGCGGACGCGTATGGCCGAATATCGCGCCAAGACCGCGCCGATCCTGCCGATCTATGAAGCGCGCGGCATCGTGACGCGGGTCGATGGCATGGCGGTGATGGATGCGGTCGGGGCGGGGATCGATGCGATCCTCGATCGCTGA
- the msrB gene encoding peptide-methionine (R)-S-oxide reductase MsrB — protein MTASPSDRRHFLSLVGLGALGVGLSACGRQAEAAERFPVAMSDAAWKQKLGPAAYNVLRREGTERPYSSPLNDEHRSGIFACKGCGQPLFSSKTKFDSGTGWPSFWAPLPRAVGSESDRSLMMERVEVHCSRCGGHLGHVFDDGPKPTGKRYCMNGVAMTFQAG, from the coding sequence ATGACCGCATCCCCTTCCGATCGCCGCCATTTCCTCTCGCTGGTAGGCCTGGGTGCCTTGGGCGTGGGGCTGTCCGCCTGCGGGCGTCAGGCCGAGGCGGCGGAGCGCTTTCCGGTCGCGATGAGCGATGCGGCGTGGAAGCAGAAGCTCGGTCCTGCGGCCTATAACGTCCTGCGGCGCGAAGGGACCGAGCGGCCCTATAGCAGTCCGCTCAACGACGAGCATCGCAGCGGCATCTTCGCCTGTAAGGGCTGCGGACAGCCGCTGTTTTCATCGAAGACCAAGTTCGATAGCGGCACCGGCTGGCCCAGTTTCTGGGCACCCCTGCCGCGCGCGGTGGGGAGCGAGTCCGATCGGTCGCTGATGATGGAGCGGGTCGAGGTGCATTGCAGCCGCTGCGGCGGACATCTGGGCCATGTCTTCGATGACGGGCCGAAGCCGACCGGCAAGCGCTATTGCATGAATGGTGTGGCGATGACGTTCCAGGCGGGGTGA
- the secY gene encoding preprotein translocase subunit SecY produces MASAADQMAQSISLAKFAKATDLKKRLWFTIGALIVFRLLSYVPLPGVDPTALGLLSQKTTGGVLDFFNTFSGGSLSRMSLIALGVMPYITASIVVQLATSLSPQLAAIKKEGESGRKKLNQYTRYGTVLLTAIQGYFIAVGLETLGASQGIQAVIEPGMTFRIAAVISLIGGTMFLMWLGEQITSRGIGNGVSLIIMAGIVAHLPTTLVNLLEGGRTGSIDPVRLIGIIVAVVVLVLFICFMERAQRRILIQYPKRATQRGMQADRSHLPLKINTAGVIPPIFASSLLLMPLTISQFAGQRVAGESRWGDFIISLNQYLQHGSPVYMLLYGAGIIFFSFFYTAVVFNPEETADNLKRYGGFIPGIRPGKNTENYLDYVLTRVTVIGAAYLTIICLLPEYLVSALQIPFYLGGTSLLIVVNVTMDTVTQIQSHLLAHQYGDLIKKAKLKGGRLR; encoded by the coding sequence ATGGCATCCGCAGCCGACCAGATGGCGCAAAGCATCAGCCTGGCGAAATTCGCCAAGGCCACCGACCTCAAGAAGCGGCTGTGGTTCACCATCGGCGCGCTGATCGTCTTCCGCCTGCTCAGCTATGTTCCGCTGCCGGGTGTCGACCCGACCGCGCTGGGCCTGCTGAGCCAGAAGACCACGGGCGGCGTGCTCGACTTCTTCAACACCTTTTCGGGCGGTTCGCTCAGCCGCATGTCGCTGATCGCGCTCGGCGTGATGCCGTACATCACGGCGTCGATCGTCGTGCAGCTCGCGACCTCGCTGTCGCCGCAGCTCGCCGCCATCAAGAAGGAAGGCGAGAGCGGCCGCAAGAAGCTGAACCAGTATACCCGCTACGGTACGGTGTTGCTGACCGCGATCCAGGGCTATTTCATCGCCGTGGGCCTCGAGACGCTGGGCGCCAGCCAGGGCATCCAGGCGGTGATCGAGCCGGGCATGACCTTCCGCATCGCGGCGGTCATCTCGCTGATCGGCGGTACGATGTTCCTGATGTGGCTGGGTGAGCAGATCACCAGCCGCGGTATCGGCAACGGCGTGTCGCTGATCATTATGGCGGGCATCGTCGCGCATCTGCCGACGACGCTGGTCAACCTGCTCGAAGGCGGTCGTACCGGCAGCATCGATCCGGTTCGCCTGATCGGCATCATCGTCGCGGTCGTCGTGCTCGTCCTGTTCATCTGCTTCATGGAGCGCGCCCAGCGCCGCATCCTGATCCAATACCCGAAGCGCGCGACGCAGCGGGGCATGCAGGCCGACCGCAGCCACCTGCCGCTGAAGATCAACACCGCGGGCGTGATCCCTCCGATCTTCGCGTCGTCGCTGCTCCTGATGCCGCTGACCATCTCGCAATTCGCGGGCCAGCGCGTCGCGGGTGAGAGCCGCTGGGGCGACTTCATCATCAGCCTGAACCAGTATCTGCAGCACGGCAGCCCCGTGTACATGCTGCTCTATGGTGCCGGCATCATCTTCTTCTCGTTCTTCTACACGGCGGTTGTCTTCAACCCGGAGGAGACGGCGGACAATCTGAAGCGCTATGGCGGCTTTATCCCCGGCATCCGTCCGGGCAAGAATACCGAGAATTATCTCGATTACGTGCTGACCCGCGTGACCGTGATCGGTGCGGCCTATCTGACGATCATCTGTCTGTTGCCGGAATATCTGGTCTCGGCACTGCAGATCCCCTTCTATCTGGGTGGCACCAGCCTGTTGATCGTCGTCAACGTGACCATGGATACGGTGACGCAGATTCAGAGCCATCTGCTCGCGCATCAATATGGCGATTTGATCAAGAAGGCGAAGCTGAAGGGTGGCCGCCTGCGCTGA
- the lepB gene encoding signal peptidase I, translating into MADTPQKSPETSPEKSETKDTLRFFLKLALFVFILRSLIVTSFVIPSESMLPRLLIGDYLFVTKWNYGYSRWSFPFGLPLLPGRILGRDPARGDVVVFRSPEPDDHDVIKRVIGLPGDTIQVTNGQVILNGRAIPKQRIADFILPLTPNFDANKCGPFLDTVSGQPVCRYPRFRETLPNGKSYDVLDQGNFPEADDTGIYTVPADHVFLMGDNRDDSADSRFAPPRGMGMIPMNRLEGRAAVTFFSTDGSAEWIKPWTWVSAARWNRIGEGF; encoded by the coding sequence ATGGCCGACACCCCGCAAAAATCACCTGAAACGTCGCCGGAGAAGTCGGAGACGAAGGACACGTTGCGTTTCTTCCTGAAGCTGGCGCTGTTCGTCTTCATCCTGCGCAGCCTGATCGTCACGTCCTTCGTGATCCCGTCGGAATCGATGCTGCCGCGTCTGCTGATCGGCGACTATCTGTTCGTGACCAAGTGGAATTACGGCTATTCGCGCTGGTCTTTCCCCTTCGGCCTGCCGCTGCTGCCCGGCCGTATCCTGGGGCGCGACCCGGCACGCGGCGATGTGGTGGTGTTCCGCTCGCCCGAGCCGGACGACCATGACGTCATCAAGCGGGTGATCGGCCTGCCCGGCGACACGATCCAAGTGACGAATGGTCAGGTCATCCTGAACGGGCGCGCCATCCCGAAGCAGCGGATCGCCGACTTCATCCTGCCACTGACCCCCAATTTCGACGCGAACAAGTGCGGGCCGTTCCTAGACACCGTCTCCGGCCAGCCGGTGTGCCGCTATCCCCGGTTCCGCGAGACGCTGCCGAACGGCAAGAGCTATGACGTGCTCGACCAGGGCAATTTCCCCGAGGCCGACGATACCGGCATCTATACCGTGCCTGCCGATCACGTCTTCCTGATGGGCGACAATCGCGACGACTCGGCGGATAGCCGTTTTGCCCCGCCGCGCGGCATGGGCATGATCCCGATGAACCGGCTGGAGGGCCGCGCCGCCGTGACCTTCTTCTCGACCGACGGCTCGGCCGAATGGATCAAGCCCTGGACCTGGGTGTCGGCCGCGCGCTGGAACCGGATCGGAGAAGGGTTTTGA
- a CDS encoding tyrosine recombinase XerC, giving the protein MTALIADYYRHLTVDLRRSDHTVRAYVATAERLCGFLSAHWGEAVDGATLARVTAADLRAFLAARRGEGLTAASTARELSAVRTFLHWAGVEPPPLKGPRRKRSIPRPQSPADIMALGEDMAENAAEPWIAARDWAVLLLLYGAGLRIGEAMALSADILPLGETLRVLGKRGKTRMVPLLPELRTAIEDYVRQTPYPLTPGEPLFRGAKGGPLSPAIIRRAVQGARERLGLSGRTTPHALRHSFATHLLGRGADLRQLQELLGHASLSSTQIYTAVDAAHLLDIYRTAHPRA; this is encoded by the coding sequence ATGACCGCGCTGATCGCCGATTATTACCGCCACCTGACGGTCGACCTACGCCGCTCCGACCATACGGTGCGCGCCTATGTCGCGACGGCGGAACGGCTCTGCGGGTTCCTGTCTGCGCATTGGGGTGAGGCCGTGGACGGGGCGACCCTGGCCCGCGTCACGGCGGCAGACCTGCGCGCGTTCCTGGCCGCGCGTCGCGGGGAGGGGCTGACCGCCGCCTCGACCGCGCGGGAATTATCGGCGGTACGGACCTTCCTCCACTGGGCCGGGGTAGAGCCGCCCCCTCTCAAAGGCCCACGCCGCAAGCGTAGCATTCCGCGCCCGCAGTCCCCCGCCGACATCATGGCGCTGGGCGAGGACATGGCGGAGAACGCCGCCGAGCCGTGGATCGCGGCGCGGGACTGGGCAGTGTTGCTGCTGCTCTACGGCGCTGGCTTGCGCATCGGCGAGGCCATGGCGCTGTCTGCCGACATCCTTCCCCTGGGGGAAACGCTTCGCGTGTTGGGCAAGCGCGGCAAGACGCGGATGGTGCCGCTGCTTCCCGAGCTGCGGACCGCGATCGAGGACTATGTTCGCCAGACGCCCTATCCGCTCACCCCCGGCGAGCCGCTGTTCCGGGGGGCGAAGGGCGGGCCGCTATCGCCCGCGATCATTCGCCGCGCGGTGCAGGGCGCGCGCGAGCGATTGGGGCTGAGCGGACGGACGACGCCACATGCGCTTCGCCACAGCTTCGCCACGCATCTGCTGGGGCGGGGGGCGGATTTGCGCCAGCTACAGGAACTGCTGGGCCATGCCAGCCTCAGCTCGACGCAGATCTATACGGCGGTCGACGCCGCGCATCTGCTCGACATCTATCGTACCGCACATCCACGGGCATGA
- a CDS encoding ABC transporter permease, protein MSPTRRLIRQTLTIARRDFIATVYTPIFLLFLFAPLIMVAFSTIGAMGAAQAADHGTDRVRIVAIVPGTVAQAFVDADRQSRTIFRRDEEPPELVTLPPARDPAAQARAAFESPDYDATAVLYGPLDRPTILYGARGARAADYLAVLAGGALSAERLGGELPKVTPQKRPFSRQRATLGGQNQTAFLAVFGVFFLTLFLAGQVVGTMAEERSNKVIEVLAAAVPLEAVFLGKLLGMFGVAVLFITFWGTVLGQVASLLPPAFAGMVGELSPAIGLPMFTVLFVTYFTMAYLLLGSVFLTIGAQASTMREIQMLSLPITIVQVGMFTLTLSGLSQPGSWLALVAEVFPLSSPFAMAGVAAASDTLWPHAVALAWQALWVALFVTLGARLFRRGVLQSGSTRPFWRRKGA, encoded by the coding sequence ATGAGCCCGACCCGCCGGTTGATCCGCCAGACCCTGACCATCGCGCGGCGCGATTTCATCGCGACCGTCTATACCCCGATCTTCTTGCTGTTCCTGTTCGCGCCGCTCATCATGGTGGCGTTCAGCACCATCGGCGCGATGGGCGCGGCGCAGGCGGCGGACCATGGCACCGACCGGGTACGCATCGTCGCGATCGTGCCCGGCACGGTCGCCCAAGCCTTTGTCGATGCGGATCGCCAGTCGCGCACCATCTTCCGCCGCGACGAGGAGCCACCCGAGTTGGTGACGCTGCCCCCCGCGCGCGATCCGGCGGCGCAGGCACGCGCCGCGTTCGAGTCGCCCGACTATGATGCGACCGCCGTGCTCTACGGCCCGCTTGATCGGCCGACGATCCTCTATGGTGCGCGGGGTGCGCGGGCGGCGGACTATCTGGCGGTGCTGGCCGGGGGTGCGCTTTCGGCCGAGCGGCTGGGCGGCGAACTGCCCAAGGTGACGCCGCAGAAACGGCCCTTCTCGCGGCAGCGCGCGACGCTGGGCGGGCAGAACCAGACCGCGTTCCTGGCGGTGTTCGGCGTCTTCTTCCTGACCCTGTTCCTGGCGGGGCAGGTGGTCGGTACCATGGCCGAGGAGCGGTCGAACAAGGTGATCGAGGTGCTCGCCGCCGCCGTGCCGCTGGAGGCGGTGTTCCTGGGCAAGCTGCTGGGCATGTTCGGGGTCGCGGTGCTGTTCATCACCTTCTGGGGCACGGTGCTCGGTCAGGTGGCGAGCCTGTTGCCGCCCGCCTTTGCCGGAATGGTCGGCGAATTGTCGCCTGCGATCGGCCTGCCGATGTTCACAGTGCTGTTCGTCACCTATTTTACCATGGCCTATCTGCTGCTCGGCTCGGTGTTCCTGACCATTGGGGCGCAGGCCTCGACCATGCGCGAGATCCAGATGCTCTCGCTGCCCATCACCATCGTCCAGGTCGGCATGTTCACCCTGACGCTGAGCGGCTTGTCGCAGCCGGGTAGCTGGTTGGCGCTGGTCGCCGAGGTGTTTCCGCTCTCCTCGCCCTTTGCGATGGCGGGCGTGGCGGCCGCGAGCGATACGCTCTGGCCGCATGCGGTGGCGCTGGCGTGGCAGGCGCTGTGGGTGGCGTTGTTCGTGACGCTGGGCGCGCGGCTGTTCCGGCGCGGCGTGTTGCAATCCGGCAGCACACGGCCATTCTGGCGCCGCAAGGGGGCGTAA